In Mugil cephalus isolate CIBA_MC_2020 chromosome 19, CIBA_Mcephalus_1.1, whole genome shotgun sequence, the genomic stretch AGATACATAAAATGCTGTGTAATCCcggttgaattttttttttattgtagtatGTGAACTGTGGCTTTCCTCTGCAGGACAATCTACATGGAGTTTGAgaaagaggtggaggtgaaAGGACTCCCAGCCTACCGCTTCACGCCACCGCACTCTGTTTTGGCCAGCAAGGAGGAGAACCCGGACAACGAGGGCTTCTGCGTCACCCCGAGGGAGTGCCTGGGATCGGGCCTCCTCAAAGTCAGCCCCTGTCGGAAAGGTGAACGTCACCTTGTGCGGCCTCAAACTCTTTCATTTGCCAGCCCAACTTGAAACTTTCAGGCCCCTAAAAGTCGCGGAAGTGCTTTTATTATCCTTTGCGCCACCACCAGTTTTGCTAATACCCCCTAAACGACCCGTGTGACACAGCTCTCTCCGCACCTCAGGCGCCATCTGACCATGAGTTTCCTGGTAGCTGAGGGGTGGGGTTggctgggtgtgtgtgcgtgtgtgtgtgtgtgtgtgtgtgtgtgtgtgtgaggggggagTGTTGGTTTGTAGGCGGTAAGCTCTGTCACCTGATTCTGCCCTTGAATGTGACCAGGCATTACCTTTTAGAGCGTGTTTACAGCCAAGTCGTCCCTCGTGTCTCTTTCATGTCCCTGCTCGTTTCGGTATCAACCAGCAGAGATTTGTAACTTGTTGCAATCATGTTCCTGGTGTCCTGGTAACGTTGCTGCTTCGAGGTGAAGGCCGGAGCGATTTGGAAAAGCCTGCTTTAACACGGATTCGCACGAAGCCTCGGTggtttgcagaaatgcagctgtTAATTCACATTAACGTAAAAACACACCTTATAAAGAGCAAAAAACACTTTTGGAGTTCAGCAGAAAGGGTTAAGCAGAGGGCCAGGGTGTTGAGCAATTAATAGCGCCcattaatgtgcatttgtgcCACGGTGACCTTGCAGGTTGTCATGTGAACAGCCTCTCAGGTGACCGCGGGTGGAGAAGGGGAAAACCGTCACCTCTGGCCCACTTCATCAGCACCTCCAACTGCGCCACAACAACCATCTGActctgttgttgctgctgagcACGCACGCGGCTCCCGCTGAGCTGCTTTTGGTTTTCCGCTTGAAATGCGGACGTCCAGACCTCGACATTGATAGTGCACAGGTGTGACCTCTCCTGAAGTGTTTGAATGAGCTGGATGGTTTCTTATCGCGACCCGAGCGAAATTGTTGGAATTCAGACCGACTGCCTCGGACAATACGAGGAAGGAACCCGGCAAGAGTTACACGATTCCTTATCTGGATCTTTGTTACCCTTTCTAATTAGTTTAATAAGCGGCGTTATTGTGCCTTGGTGTACCTGTTCCGTTTATCTGTCTTGGGGGAGTTGATCCTGAATAACACGCCGACCATCCGGCGACAGAAGGACAGATTATCATCTGGTCCCCTAGTTTTCACCTGTCCTGATAAGATAAGACATCAAACGGCAGGAAAAGggatattaaaatgtaatttagcacacacacacactgtgtttacCAACAAATGCTGAGAGGCTCTTACGccactgtctgtctctgtcagctGACTGCCTTTGTGCGTCATCGTCCAACGCTACGccactaaaatatatatatatatacacacattaaccCTTTCCACTCATGTATCCAGGCGAAGATTCAATGAAGAGGGCGGCAGGTGTCTAATATGACTAAAATAGACGGGGCATTGTTTCAGCGTGTGGTGTGAAATTTGAGATGCCGTGGAGAGCTTTTAGCAGAGCCTCATTTACTTTCTGCTTCGTGGCTTTCATTAGGTGGaagtcaaaatatatatatatattgtatttcaaGTGTGTTTTAACCATAAAACCTGTTTTTGGAGGGGAACACAAAAGTAGCACTCCTTATGCACGTTTGGATTAGAAAACCTTCCAGTTAATGACTGCTTTCAAAGCGGCGTCTCATTAAGGAGGCACACGGACGCCTCTGAAATTTTAACTTTTCCAGTCTCACgtttcatcctctcctctcctctcctctcctctcccaggTGCCCCGGTCGTCGCCTCCTTTCCTCACTTCTACCTGGGCGATCCTAAATACGTGGCCGCCTTTGATGGCTTGTCCCCCGAGAGGGCTCACCACCAGACGTATCTGGACATCAACCCGGTGAGCCTGCAGGACGCACGACCTCAAACGCACTCTGTGGTCCACTTTGCAGTTTTAATGGAGCTGCGCTGCAGCAAAAGCTGCTTTAAGATGTGCTGCTACACAACCTAGTGGCTACATGTTGCAATGGCAGCTGTAGTTATTATCCTCCTTGTACTTGTATGATAgtttacattattaatattatatatattattattcttttttgctAACAGACAACTGGAGTGATTGTACGTGCAAGCAAAAGAGCACAAGTTAACGTCTTGATCGGCAAATTATCTGGATTCCCGTGAGTATCAGTGTTCAGGCACAGACTAAACACCTCACAGTACTGGTTCATTTATATTTCTAGTGTTTAtgactgcttcttcttcttcttcttcttcttctttgtcactGACAGAAATACAAGAGTCTTGAATGACACCATCTTTCCTGTAATGTTCATCAACGAGGTAAGAAGTTCTTTGTTTGATGAAAAGAAACTGGCTTACAGTGAaaactggagaaagaaaaaaaaacttgtctgGTTCTCAAGAAGTAACCCTTATTTGTCCAGGAAATAGTCCAGCCCCATTACCTCAGCCCCTCTtccaaaaaaagacatttttggaCTTAAAAAGAGGTTTTTGGAAACGAGgcagaacgaaaaaaaaaaaaaaacgttgacaTTTTCGTGGGAAATATGCTGTCTCACCAAGAATAAATGTCACAGGATTCAGTTACATCAGTTTACCATCAGTCTCCTCCCACTTTGAGGATTTTATGAACTGACTAAACACTTggaataaattcagttttattcccCCACAGGACAGAATCTGATTAGTTTTGTCCCCATTTCCAAACTCCAGCTGAGACACGTTATGCCTATTTTAAAATctacttacttatttacttattattatttatttatttactttttttgcttttttattttgagttttctATATTTCATtctatatttttgttcttcattttaTATCATTCTACTTCCAATCTTATTATGTCTTagagtttttatattttattaattttacatttttatttatttattcttatttcacTTATATCAATCTTTTATTATTCTACCTTATTCTATTAATTTAtcctttttacagtgtgtgttagtctccatgtccttttttttgttgttgttgttgttgtttcttcctcttctcacaTATTTGTTGTCAATCAAAATCCGCCTGTAAATGCGCAGAGCGTGGTGATTGACGACGCGTCCGCAGCCAAAGTGCACAAGCTGCTCCTGATCGTCACTCTGGTGTCCAACTTCCCGCTCGTGATTGTGGGACTTGGCGGCATCCTGCTCGTCGTCTTCATCATCCTTCTGGTCCGGGCCCGCAAACAAAAGGTAAcgacgacccccccccccaccctcctctcactcctctAACTACAACATTCAACTAACTACAACGTTGCTTGCGCCCGATGAGTGATAATTGCGTAAAATCGTTGAGGTAACCTTAGCCGCTCACTAATTGGCACCGTGCATGTTTTTGTCACCGTGTGTCCCCGTGCAGAATGAAGTTAAGCGCATTGTGTTTTCCAAGGCTCTCTATGCTGTAAGTGTTCATGGTTATTTTTGCATgctttgattttgtttaatttatttcttgtCTTGAATCACGTTCAGTTGAATGACTTTCACCCCAACTTCAAGTAATTCCGCTGTTGTACGCTAAACTTATTATtggttttagaaaaaaacaaaaaaaaacaaagagaagaaaggttttcttttccaatataacaaaataaatcgCTTCTTTATCTTGAATCGTTCCAGAAGACCGCTGAAGAAGACACCTCTTACTCTCCGGTCAATGACAAGGAGAAGGACGACCCCCAGAATGGGACCTACATAGGCCTGACTCCTAAAGGCGACCCACAGGCTTGAGGACGGGGCTTTGTGACGtcgggtgggtgggtgggttagCTGATTTAGGGGGGGTATACGAGTGGGGTTTTTAGCTTCAAACATGGTGCACTACATGTTAGGTCTGATCTCTGAAGAGCCGCCTGAGCACAGTGTATTCCCAGAGAAAGGTGTTCTTGAAAACGCCGCTTCTCAGCTGCtgcggttttttttttttttttttttttttttgagccactGAAGACGGAAAGCGCACTTTGTAGTGTTTCGAAAACAAACACGCCCTCTTTAAATCCGACACGCGGGATGCAtcgcatcatcatcatcatcatcatcatcatcatcatcatctgtttGGCTGGATCTGGATTCTTCTTCCTGATATGAACTTTTGGGTTATTTAGTGAGCAGGAAAAGGAAAtcccatattttttttattttttatcattcatcACTCTCAGGGGGCCTTTCCTTAGAagcagggagagagaaggagaaagtaTTTTATTCAGTATTACTATGTCTCATTCGTCCTAAATGTAaagttacaaaacatttccatgGCTCATCCTTATTTTCACTATATTTAGAGGGAAACCTGTGCACATCATGtttgtatatacagtaaacaTACAGAGTAAGGCATGTAGAACTGCTTACATTCCTCTCAGTGCATGACGGGGATGGACACCAGACAAACCGCTGTATATTTTGGATACTTTAATTTTTGTAAAGTAAGACTTCaatagtttctttttcttttctttttatttgtaaatgttaatatagaaatgttttaattgagaTCATCTCAAGTTAGAGCGTCACAAgtatatttgcttttctttatgGATAGGGCGGGATGTTTCGTTTTCTGCTTGAAAACCCTGATTCTTTCATTGAGTCCCGATGAACTCGTGTGCCTATACAGTATTTGTGCCTTGAATAACTGCTTCCACTAACCGACAGCGCCATATCATATCAGTACGCCTCGCGTTTTAGATGCtgtgccttaaaaaaaaaaaaaggataaatgtTACCGGACTTCTCCTGACGCGGATGCCGCATCAACAAATCCGCTCTCAAGTGCATATTGTTTTTTCAAACTATCCAACAAAATAAATtgagcgtttttcttttttttttttcttttttttttttttactgtactgcTAACGGAGTCAAATTGAACTGTGAAAATGCTCTGCTGGAACAGCGGGGTCGTCGTGCAGGGGATTTCTCACTCAATGCTCGTGGCGAGAATGTTGTATTTCAGGTGCCATGCATAAGTTATCATGCTGAATTATTCAATTGAAACTGTgatgagttatttttttattgtctcaAAGATTTATGAGTTATTTCTCGCCAGCTCAGTACAAGCACTGTGATAATCCGCAATGAATATAATCGGACGATAGTGACGTGATTCTTTCCTTCTTCATTTGATTTCACTGTCCGATGCTTACTTTAATTCACTTGTGTACAAATAAGACCTTATGAAATGTAGTAGGAAATTTATGAGAGAAATTGTGAATGGGTAGATTTAATgtctgatgaaaacaaaatacagtgttACACACAAAACTGCATAAATTATTTtgccactgacaaaaaaaacaaacaggacgCACCCAGTGGACAGTACACTGTGCTCCTTTGTGCCATACTTTGATTACagattatttttgaaatgattGTTTCTGCTATAACCACATATTCTTCTAGCTGTCAGCCTGTTTTGAAACGTTGACTGTTGATACTTTCTGTTGCTCtgtacacaaaaataaaaagtagtttCAGTACATTTGTCTTCctttctgatcttttttttcacatggatTTACAGGGATTCTAAACTGTGGACTTACTTGTGAGCTTCAATTAACCAGGTCAAAATCATGTTTCCACAACTGAGTTTTTAGTTTCCAGATTACACTAAATTATCTTTATAAAATATGACGCAGTATTGAATACTAGAAATAGCTACATAACTGCACCAAACCCCACAAATGGAATCTGATTTGTAATTATATTTGTTGACTCATATAAAATAGTGCGCATTCTGTTTACAGTGTAACGCAATCCAccaaaatagttgttttttattgtgttattttcacGAGGTGTCCGTCTCCCGCTGCTGTAGCGCTCTGTTATGGACACCAGGGGGCGGTAAAGCGCGcagctgtgtttctgctgctctcaatagaccgtagaagaagaagacggcggTGACGGCAGTCAACATGGCGTTCAGTTTTGGCGGAGCCACGAGTAACCCAGCAGCAAGTATggatatttatgtttatttaaaaaatatataaatattttaattgtcttGCAGACATGCGTTTTATATGTAGTCTCAAATTTAGGGTAATTCTGTGCTTGTACACGACTAATAAATATAAACGGTCAGCTGATGCTAACCTCTAACTGCCGTTACGTTGCTCTCGTAACCGGCGGCTAAGGATTAATATTATGGGAAACTCTCTACAGAGTTCTAATTTAACACACGTTAACATTAGACACTAGGTACTTATAATGTCAGATATGCGGCCACTCGTCTTAGTGATAAAACAGGCTTAAGGGAAGCAGATTGCAGTTCGTAGTTAGCAACGTACGATGTGCCTCGTTAGCTAGCGGGCTAGTCAAAAAAATTATCCGAGACCTGATGTTACCCctgaatttattttgaaattcagcTGCAACTTCACTGTCATGACAGCCAAGACTTATCGCGTGATCTATGTTCTTGTGAAGGCACGTCTGGGTTTTCATTTGGTTCATTCGGTGCTAAGACCACAGCGGCCCCGGCCTTTGGCTTCGGCACCGcggccaccaccaccacctcctccgccccctccacAACCGGATTCGGCAGTAAGTCCGGAGCTCGTCTGCTTACTCCTATAACAGCAGATTCTCGTTAAAAAAGACTTGTCTATTTTAATTAAGTTGGCCCCTGCCCTAACTAGGACGGTCTGATCCACCAgattgtgttactgtgttgGCCAGACTTGTATTTTCTCCACTTCACATCCTTCACGAAGCTAAGGTTTAGTGAAGGACATTTatgttagaatgcatttgttttcactagttttCTTTGAGGTTATTCTATGCGGTGTATATGTCTAGAAGGAGCTGTTAATAAactatacatttataaaaaaacaaaaacagaacacaaagtCAACTGGCTTGCACTTGAGATTGTTTATTTTGAACCTTCGTGCACACTGCAGACCATGAGCTCCCCGGAAGAGTCTACCAATCAAAATCAGACCCTTGTCTGAGCCGTTCATATCCGTCCACTTGCCTGTTTTTCCTGCTTCGAACACCAcattgaggacaaaatgttcactcaCTGCCTGATGTATCTCGCCCACTGGCAGGTGTCACGATAGCCAGATAatcttcacctgtcagtggtcacgGTGTTACGGCTAATCAGtgtaatgttcttttttctagatgttttgtctttttgtaccCAACTCCTAACACCGTGTTCGGTTTTGTGCTCTGTCTTCGTAGCTCTTGCAGCCCCTGGTTTCGGGGCGGCCACCACCACTGCAGCTGCACCAGCCACAGGATTTAGTTTTGGCTCCACCAACACTGGTGAGACGCATATTTTGTACTGTCATTTTAGACTGGCCTCTTTGAAGGCATTTGAAGACTGTGTGTTgcaactgtaaataaaacattaggtCATTTAACTCCTCCATGtcattctctctttctcgctGCCTGCCTGCTTTGGCTGCAGGATTTGGGGGGCTAGGAGCTGGAAACACCACGGCTGGTGGGTTTAGTTTTGGGGGGTTTGGTTTAAATGCCAACCCGCCAGCAGTCAGCTTTAATGTGGGGTGCTTTGGTACAGCAACCACCACTGGCACTGTTTTCAATTTTGGCAATAGCCTGGCTAGCACAGGTAGATGACCTTTGTGATTCAGTTCTGCTTCGTGTCTGTAAACACATGTTTTCACTCATTTCTTTCCCTCATCTATGTGGTGCAGTGACTTGTTTTATCTCACCTGGTCTCAGCTCTGCTGTTTCCATTTGCATGAAGAGACAAAATGTTGAATTATGCACTCATCTCATTTGATTCCTGTGGAATTCAGTCCATTTTCACCTCTATGCAAGACAGGTGCTAAATGGAagtatttcattttcttaaaatcataaaa encodes the following:
- the LOC124996608 gene encoding lysosome membrane protein 2-like isoform X1; the protein is MIESEKMVSAYNTKSFVFLRERSVGDPAVDNITTVNIPAWAVMEKVKGTFFKAPMVAVWMNSLNSGLFTTRTVDELLWGYEDPLLVRVSSTNPDVETTFGLMYKKNGSNDGEFIYHTGTQNYMDYGRIITWKGQSKLDLWRSEYSNSINGSDGSAFHPLLEKDERLYIFTPDLCRTIYMEFEKEVEVKGLPAYRFTPPHSVLASKEENPDNEGFCVTPRECLGSGLLKVSPCRKGAPVVASFPHFYLGDPKYVAAFDGLSPERAHHQTYLDINPTTGVIVRASKRAQVNVLIGKLSGFPNTRVLNDTIFPVMFINESVVIDDASAAKVHKLLLIVTLVSNFPLVIVGLGGILLVVFIILLVRARKQKNEVKRIVFSKALYATAEEDTSYSPVNDKEKDDPQNGTYIGLTPKGDPQA